One Fusobacterium nucleatum genomic window carries:
- the def gene encoding peptide deformylase gives MIYEIKKYGEDVLKQIAKEVELNEINDDFRKFLDDMVETMYETDGVGLAAPQIGISKRIFVCDDGNGVVRKVINPIIVPLTEETQEFEEGCLSVPGIYKKVERPKRVLLKYLNEYGEEIEEIAENFLAVVVQHENDHLDGILFVEKISPMAKRLIAKKLANMKKETKRIKEENE, from the coding sequence ATGATTTATGAAATAAAAAAATATGGAGAAGATGTATTAAAGCAGATTGCAAAAGAAGTTGAATTAAATGAAATAAATGATGATTTTAGAAAATTTTTAGATGATATGGTTGAAACTATGTATGAAACTGATGGAGTAGGACTTGCTGCACCACAAATAGGGATAAGTAAAAGAATTTTTGTATGTGATGATGGTAATGGAGTGGTAAGAAAAGTTATAAATCCTATAATTGTTCCATTGACAGAGGAAACTCAAGAATTTGAAGAAGGTTGCCTAAGTGTTCCAGGAATATATAAAAAAGTTGAAAGACCTAAAAGAGTTTTATTAAAATACTTAAATGAATATGGAGAAGAAATAGAAGAAATTGCAGAAAATTTTTTAGCAGTTGTTGTACAACATGAAAATGATCATTTAGATGGAATTTTATTTGTTGAAAAAATTTCTCCTATGGCAAAAAGACTTATAGCAAAAAAATTAGCAAATATGAAAAAAGAAACTAAAAGGATAAAAGAGGAAAATGAATAA
- a CDS encoding PD-(D/E)XK nuclease family protein, translating into MNKLIFNYLPYNNQNQNELYSKMDKIINEDSSNDTLVVVESGMAQKHYFAYVNKSKLLVKNNIIAFEDFLDRIFLSNKKVLGDIKRFFLFYSCLKEDIKKKLNINNYFECIEIADDFFEFFSYIKNKEMLKFLNLSKWQEEKFEIFFEIKKEMDKFLDENSYIPSDWLYSLENLDLTYIKKYKKIVFYDIADFPHNFLEIINSIQSICEVEILLQMENKDFDMENLKLNKVSLPDKKIDVKLSKYTNDLELHTMIRTNQYDGYFSVDLNKEDRYSIFTKSNKFYLNDIKFYQVIETYLNLLNGVDYKNKKYIDIFLVKENIFKNAFMSFYGLDIEDYRCFEKIISSDYRYISLELLNTDYYSYYLEDNENLKIKLKLIFETLNDIEKIKDINSLNEFLCEKFFSSKTDIDFFVEDKFDTLYDKIYEILGLLNSNENIDFFKNFNNFFKSNLGKNIFTLFFNYLNRIIIYSIQKNKNKDNELKDLDSIKYSVKNIENPAILYVDSQTLPKIKVNNNLFTEQQKTKLGLKTNEDEILIQKYRFFQNLLSLNKVDIYSMVDKDNNIDFSAFVYEFINKYSALENNIGNLKQYFKSIYSKEKTENFSKDEVFFRAYLKEKTDFKNNILKIGAYDYIELKKNETFFFLDKICGIESSDEIVADIGISAKVLGNILHKTLEEIFRENWKNILQSSENLLISTDIIEKYLKRNIWKEELKIEIFMKNYINGVLTPRLVSNIEKFFKVLYEELKGEKILRIEAEKKSKTQDKAYLKYDEIEVFLNGRADLLIETSKARYIVDFKTGGYKKEQLEFYAIMFYGSDNSLPVYSTAYNFWDEQELKNFKFEKHLIDKLPEKDSQFKELLIEFFKNKYYVLPKKSALKESDYDFNEYYRYKNIIPLDKMTGDIDE; encoded by the coding sequence ATGAATAAATTAATTTTTAATTATTTGCCTTATAATAATCAAAATCAAAATGAACTATATTCAAAAATGGACAAAATCATAAATGAAGATAGTTCAAATGATACTCTTGTTGTTGTTGAAAGTGGAATGGCACAAAAACATTATTTTGCTTATGTGAATAAATCAAAACTATTAGTAAAAAATAATATTATTGCTTTTGAAGATTTTTTAGATAGGATTTTTCTTTCAAATAAAAAAGTTTTAGGAGATATCAAAAGATTTTTTCTATTTTATTCTTGTTTAAAAGAAGATATTAAAAAGAAATTAAACATAAATAATTACTTTGAATGTATAGAAATCGCAGACGACTTCTTTGAATTTTTTTCCTATATAAAAAATAAAGAGATGTTAAAATTCTTAAATTTATCTAAATGGCAGGAAGAAAAGTTTGAAATATTTTTTGAAATAAAAAAAGAAATGGATAAATTTTTAGATGAAAATTCATATATTCCAAGTGATTGGTTGTATTCTTTGGAAAATTTAGATTTAACTTATATAAAGAAATATAAAAAAATAGTTTTTTATGATATAGCTGATTTTCCACATAATTTTTTAGAGATAATAAATAGTATTCAATCTATTTGTGAAGTAGAAATTCTTTTACAAATGGAAAATAAAGACTTTGATATGGAAAATTTAAAATTGAATAAAGTTAGTCTTCCTGATAAAAAAATAGATGTGAAACTTTCAAAATATACAAATGATTTAGAGCTTCATACAATGATTAGAACTAATCAATATGATGGCTATTTTTCTGTTGATTTAAATAAAGAAGATAGATATTCAATATTTACAAAATCTAATAAATTCTATTTGAATGACATAAAATTCTATCAAGTTATAGAAACTTACTTAAATCTTTTAAATGGGGTAGATTACAAAAATAAAAAATATATAGATATTTTTCTTGTTAAAGAAAATATTTTTAAAAATGCTTTTATGAGTTTCTATGGTTTAGATATAGAAGATTATAGATGTTTTGAAAAAATAATTTCTAGTGATTATAGATATATTTCATTGGAACTTTTAAATACAGATTACTATTCGTATTACTTAGAAGATAATGAAAATCTAAAAATTAAATTAAAATTGATATTTGAAACTTTAAATGATATAGAAAAAATAAAAGATATAAATAGTTTAAATGAGTTTCTGTGTGAAAAATTTTTTAGCTCAAAGACTGATATAGATTTTTTTGTTGAAGATAAATTTGATACTTTATATGACAAAATTTATGAAATTTTAGGACTTTTAAATTCAAATGAGAATATAGATTTTTTTAAAAACTTCAATAACTTTTTTAAATCTAATCTAGGAAAAAATATCTTTACTCTATTTTTTAATTACCTTAATAGAATTATAATTTATTCTATACAAAAAAATAAAAATAAAGATAATGAGCTTAAAGACTTAGATTCAATAAAATATTCTGTTAAAAATATAGAAAATCCAGCTATTCTTTATGTAGATAGTCAAACTTTACCTAAAATCAAAGTTAATAATAATTTATTTACTGAACAACAAAAAACAAAATTAGGTTTAAAAACTAATGAAGATGAAATTTTAATTCAAAAATATAGATTTTTTCAAAATTTATTATCTTTAAATAAGGTAGATATTTATTCTATGGTAGATAAAGACAATAATATAGATTTTTCTGCTTTTGTCTATGAATTTATAAATAAATATTCAGCTTTAGAAAATAATATAGGTAATTTAAAACAATATTTTAAGTCTATATATTCAAAAGAAAAAACAGAGAACTTCTCTAAAGATGAAGTTTTTTTTAGGGCTTACTTAAAAGAAAAAACTGATTTTAAAAATAATATATTAAAAATAGGTGCTTATGACTATATAGAGCTTAAAAAAAATGAAACTTTTTTCTTTTTAGATAAAATTTGTGGGATTGAAAGTTCTGATGAAATAGTAGCAGATATTGGAATATCTGCAAAGGTTTTAGGGAATATTTTACATAAAACTTTGGAAGAAATATTTAGAGAAAATTGGAAAAATATTCTACAATCTTCTGAAAACTTATTAATTTCAACTGATATTATTGAGAAATATTTAAAAAGAAATATCTGGAAAGAAGAATTAAAAATTGAAATATTTATGAAAAACTATATTAATGGGGTTCTAACTCCAAGACTTGTGTCTAATATAGAAAAGTTTTTTAAGGTTCTATATGAAGAATTAAAGGGAGAGAAAATTTTAAGAATTGAGGCAGAAAAGAAATCTAAAACTCAGGATAAGGCTTATTTAAAATATGACGAAATAGAAGTATTTTTAAATGGTAGAGCTGATTTATTGATAGAAACTTCTAAGGCAAGATATATTGTAGATTTTAAAACAGGTGGATATAAAAAAGAGCAATTAGAATTCTATGCAATAATGTTCTATGGTTCAGATAATTCTTTACCTGTTTATAGCACTGCCTATAATTTTTGGGATGAGCAAGAGTTAAAGAACTTTAAGTTTGAAAAACATTTAATAGATAAGTTGCCAGAAAAAGATAGTCAATTTAAAGAATTACTTATAGAATTTTTTAAGAATAAATATTATGTTTTACCTAAAAAATCTGCACTAAAAGAAAGTGATTATGATTTTAATGAATATTACAGATATAAAAATATAATCCCATTGGACAAAATGACAGGTGATATTGATGAATAA
- a CDS encoding transpeptidase family protein, giving the protein MQKKIKIGGILFLLFVLSVSGYLIYNKSFFLLTLFLFSIVYLVFSIAVVSNWGEKQLFAKRSSIMLLIILFFLIVYALRLLGIQYLQKSKYVALMNEQLLSINKEIGQRGLIYDNKGKKLAFNNRKYTISINPSLLNDEKIHDEIIKDIVAIRDSKIVKLEDNVLENLLKLASEGNKYKRLVKDIDDDQKAQIDELLANIERSKIKGQPKYKTVLQFEKSIERKYYKQDEYEKLIGMVRFTEESRDERLGISGLEKEYQNYLVEKKRDIPKLYGLNKKNILALSKETLFSDLNGKNLYLTIDADLNFILNDEIKEQFKNTNAYEAYGLIMDPNSGKILAVAAFSKDKNLLRNNIFQSQYEPGSIFKPLIVAAAMNEKFINENTKFDVGDGKIQRFKKTIRESSRSTRGVITTREVIMKSSNVGMVLISDYFTNALFEEYLKAFGLYDKTGVDFPNELKPYTSSYKNWDGLKKNNMAFGQGVVITPIQMITAFSAVVNGGTLYKPYLVEKITDSEGTVIMRNTPTAVRKVISEEVSEKMRSIMEDTVDKGTGKRARIEGYAVGGKTGTAQLSAGKSGYIRNEYLSSFIGFFPADKPKYVVMAMFMRPQADIQANKFGGVVAAPVVGNVIRRIIKEEEGFAKNVETINVSSSKEETEENVKSSLDAISYEDVMPDLEGMSPQEVLAIFKETDIDIEVSGTGLVKEQKPAAGDSLKNIKKVKIILE; this is encoded by the coding sequence GTGCAGAAGAAAATTAAAATAGGTGGAATCCTATTTTTACTATTTGTTCTAAGTGTATCTGGATATCTTATTTACAATAAAAGTTTTTTTCTTCTAACACTTTTCTTATTTTCAATAGTATATCTTGTATTCTCTATTGCGGTAGTCAGCAACTGGGGAGAAAAACAATTATTTGCAAAGAGAAGTAGTATAATGTTGTTAATTATACTCTTTTTTCTAATTGTTTATGCACTTAGATTACTTGGAATCCAATATCTTCAAAAATCTAAGTATGTTGCTCTTATGAATGAACAACTGTTAAGTATTAACAAAGAAATTGGACAAAGAGGTTTAATATATGATAATAAAGGAAAAAAGCTTGCCTTTAATAATAGAAAATATACAATTTCTATAAATCCCTCTCTTTTAAATGATGAGAAAATACATGATGAAATTATTAAGGATATTGTAGCTATAAGAGATAGTAAAATAGTAAAATTAGAAGATAATGTATTAGAAAATTTATTAAAATTAGCTAGTGAAGGAAATAAATATAAAAGGCTTGTTAAGGATATAGATGATGATCAAAAAGCTCAAATAGATGAGTTATTAGCAAATATTGAAAGGTCAAAAATAAAGGGACAACCAAAATATAAAACAGTTTTACAGTTTGAAAAATCTATTGAAAGAAAATATTATAAACAAGATGAATATGAAAAATTAATAGGTATGGTAAGATTCACAGAAGAATCTAGAGATGAAAGATTAGGTATTTCTGGTTTAGAAAAAGAATATCAAAATTATTTAGTTGAAAAGAAAAGAGATATTCCAAAACTTTATGGATTGAATAAAAAAAATATCTTAGCTCTTTCAAAAGAAACTTTATTTTCAGATTTAAATGGAAAAAATCTTTATTTAACAATAGATGCAGACTTAAATTTTATTTTAAATGATGAAATAAAAGAACAATTTAAAAATACTAATGCTTATGAAGCTTATGGACTTATTATGGATCCTAATAGTGGGAAAATTTTGGCAGTAGCTGCTTTTTCAAAAGATAAAAATTTATTAAGAAACAATATATTCCAAAGCCAATATGAACCTGGTTCAATATTTAAACCTCTTATTGTTGCAGCAGCAATGAATGAGAAATTTATAAATGAAAATACTAAATTTGATGTTGGTGATGGAAAAATCCAAAGATTCAAAAAAACAATCAGAGAAAGCAGTAGATCTACAAGAGGGGTTATAACTACAAGAGAAGTTATAATGAAGTCAAGTAATGTTGGGATGGTACTTATTAGTGACTATTTTACTAATGCTCTTTTTGAAGAATATTTAAAAGCTTTTGGTCTATATGATAAAACAGGAGTAGATTTTCCAAATGAATTGAAACCATATACAAGTTCATATAAAAACTGGGATGGTTTAAAGAAAAATAATATGGCATTTGGTCAAGGAGTTGTAATTACACCTATTCAAATGATAACTGCATTCTCTGCTGTTGTAAATGGTGGAACATTATATAAGCCATATTTAGTTGAAAAGATAACTGATAGTGAAGGAACTGTTATTATGAGAAATACCCCTACTGCTGTTAGAAAAGTTATATCAGAAGAAGTATCTGAAAAAATGAGAAGTATTATGGAAGATACTGTTGATAAAGGAACTGGAAAAAGAGCCCGTATTGAAGGATATGCTGTTGGTGGAAAAACAGGAACAGCTCAATTAAGTGCTGGTAAGTCAGGATATATCAGAAATGAGTATTTATCTTCATTTATTGGTTTCTTCCCAGCTGATAAGCCAAAGTATGTTGTAATGGCAATGTTTATGAGACCTCAAGCTGATATACAGGCTAATAAGTTTGGTGGAGTTGTTGCTGCACCAGTTGTTGGTAATGTTATTAGAAGAATTATTAAAGAAGAAGAAGGCTTTGCTAAGAATGTTGAAACTATAAATGTTTCAAGTTCAAAAGAAGAAACTGAAGAAAATGTAAAATCTAGCCTAGATGCTATAAGTTATGAAGATGTAATGCCAGATTTAGAAGGTATGAGTCCTCAAGAAGTTTTAGCAATTTTTAAAGAAACAGATATAGATATAGAAGTTAGTGGAACAGGACTTGTTAAAGAACAAAAACCAGCTGCTGGTGATAGTTTAAAAAATATTAAAAAAGTTAAAATTATATTGGAATAA
- a CDS encoding pyridoxal phosphate-dependent aminotransferase: MRISDRVKIMKYSAVRKLAPLATEAEKKGIKVYRLNIGQPNIETPELFFEGLRNIPDHVIRYADSRGISELLEQVIEVYGRDGHILKKEDIIVTEGGSEALTFAILAICNPNDEVLIPEPFYSNYKSFLDISGAKIIPIPTDIENDFALPKKEVIQKLISSKIKAILYSNPCNPTGKVYTEDEVKLLADLAIENDLFVIADEPYREFIYDDKDNHYSLLDIEKAKENTIIIDSVSKHYSACGARVGFLISKNKDFMTYIMKLCQARLAAPTVEQYGVASLMKAPKEYFKEIKEIYRKRRDIIVNSLNKIEGVTCSTPKGAIYAFAKLPVESSEDFCKWLLTDFVYDNSTVMLAPGEGFYETEGLGKNEVRFSFCVGENDIEKAMKVLEEALKVYKK; encoded by the coding sequence ATGAGAATTTCAGATAGAGTAAAAATTATGAAATATTCAGCTGTTAGAAAATTAGCTCCTTTAGCTACTGAGGCAGAAAAAAAAGGAATAAAAGTTTATAGATTAAATATTGGACAACCTAATATAGAAACACCTGAATTATTTTTTGAAGGTTTAAGAAATATACCAGATCATGTTATAAGATATGCAGATTCTAGAGGAATTTCTGAATTATTAGAACAGGTTATTGAAGTTTATGGAAGAGATGGACATATTTTAAAAAAAGAAGATATAATTGTTACAGAAGGTGGAAGTGAAGCATTAACATTTGCAATACTTGCTATTTGTAATCCTAATGATGAAGTTTTAATTCCAGAACCTTTTTATTCAAATTATAAAAGTTTCTTAGATATTTCAGGAGCAAAAATTATTCCTATACCAACAGATATAGAAAATGATTTTGCTTTACCTAAAAAAGAAGTAATTCAAAAATTAATTAGTTCTAAGATAAAAGCTATTCTTTATTCTAATCCTTGTAATCCAACAGGAAAAGTATATACAGAAGATGAAGTTAAGTTACTAGCTGATTTAGCAATAGAAAATGACTTATTTGTTATTGCAGATGAACCATATAGGGAATTTATATATGATGATAAAGATAATCACTATTCTTTATTAGATATAGAAAAAGCTAAAGAAAATACTATTATCATAGATAGTGTTTCTAAACATTATAGTGCTTGTGGGGCAAGAGTTGGATTTTTAATATCAAAAAATAAAGATTTTATGACATATATAATGAAACTTTGTCAAGCTAGACTTGCTGCTCCAACTGTTGAACAATATGGAGTAGCTAGCTTAATGAAAGCTCCTAAGGAATATTTTAAAGAAATCAAGGAAATTTATAGAAAAAGAAGAGATATAATAGTAAATTCTTTAAATAAAATAGAAGGAGTGACTTGTTCAACACCAAAAGGTGCAATTTATGCTTTTGCAAAATTACCAGTAGAAAGTTCTGAAGATTTTTGTAAATGGCTTTTAACTGATTTTGTATATGATAATTCAACAGTTATGCTTGCACCTGGAGAAGGTTTTTATGAAACAGAAGGTTTAGGAAAAAATGAAGTAAGATTTTCTTTCTGTGTTGGAGAAAATGATATAGAAAAAGCAATGAAAGTTCTTGAAGAAGCATTAAAAGTTTATAAAAAGTAA
- a CDS encoding YihY/virulence factor BrkB family protein — translation MKNLFENFGSKKFNTKNLKLMLKRAYEKYQSANSSFWVTSLSFYTILAIVPMLAILVSLSSWFGAEDYIINHIKDIAPLKGGTLELLTDFSNNLLMDARSGVLAGVGFLFLGWTFIQMFSLIEESFNEIWHIKKSRSLIRKISDYISFFIFLPLLFITLNGLILFLLSKIKEIVFLYYIVKNIFPLISMTIFFMALYLVMPNTMVKVLPAFIASIIVSIAFLLFQYIFILLQFLLIGYNTIYGGFSVIFIFLIWVRICWFIVILGVHITYLIQNANFDINIENDNINISFNSKLYITLKVLEEIIKRYLNNQSPPNMSDLRKVTTSSPFLIGNVLDDLIRGGYILSSRDYSEKVFCIAKNIEDISLKEIYDFIANTGEEIYILQDGKITDNIEKIIIDRDYSRTLKSLGGESAEEN, via the coding sequence ATGAAAAATTTATTTGAAAATTTTGGTTCAAAGAAGTTCAATACTAAAAATTTAAAATTGATGTTAAAAAGAGCATATGAAAAATATCAAAGTGCTAACTCTAGCTTTTGGGTAACATCTCTATCTTTTTATACAATTTTAGCAATAGTCCCAATGCTTGCCATTCTAGTTAGTTTAAGTAGTTGGTTTGGAGCAGAAGACTACATAATAAATCATATTAAAGATATAGCTCCCTTAAAAGGTGGAACATTGGAGTTGCTTACTGACTTTTCAAATAATTTATTAATGGATGCTAGAAGTGGAGTTTTAGCAGGGGTTGGTTTCTTATTTTTAGGTTGGACATTTATACAAATGTTTTCTCTTATTGAAGAATCTTTTAATGAAATTTGGCATATAAAGAAATCAAGAAGTTTAATAAGAAAAATTAGTGATTATATATCATTTTTTATTTTTTTACCATTATTATTTATTACTTTAAATGGACTTATATTATTTTTATTGTCAAAAATAAAGGAAATAGTATTTCTTTATTATATAGTAAAAAATATTTTTCCTTTGATAAGTATGACAATTTTCTTTATGGCACTTTATTTAGTTATGCCAAATACTATGGTAAAAGTTCTTCCTGCTTTTATAGCATCTATAATAGTGTCTATAGCCTTTTTGTTATTTCAATATATTTTTATTTTATTACAATTTTTGTTGATAGGTTATAATACAATATATGGTGGTTTTTCAGTAATATTTATATTTTTAATATGGGTAAGAATATGTTGGTTTATAGTAATTTTAGGAGTTCATATAACATATTTAATTCAAAATGCTAATTTTGATATAAATATAGAAAATGATAATATTAATATCAGTTTTAATTCTAAATTATATATAACACTAAAAGTTTTAGAAGAGATTATAAAAAGATACTTAAATAATCAATCTCCCCCTAATATGAGTGATTTAAGAAAAGTAACAACATCATCTCCTTTTTTGATTGGAAATGTATTAGATGATTTAATTAGAGGGGGTTATATACTTAGTAGTAGAGACTATTCTGAAAAAGTTTTTTGTATAGCTAAAAATATAGAAGATATTTCTTTAAAAGAAATATACGATTTTATTGCTAATACAGGAGAAGAAATTTATATATTACAAGATGGTAAAATTACTGATAATATAGAAAAAATTATAATAGATAGAGATTATAGTAGAACATTAAAGAGTTTAGGAGGAGAAAGTGCAGAAGAAAATTAA
- the priA gene encoding primosomal protein N', with amino-acid sequence MQYFDIYIDSMKGIYTYSDKNDEFEIGENVIVPFRNIKKSGFIIRKNLKENFNFKVLNISSKVKNSLKLLNKQIKLIEWMVDYYLASYDSVIKAMIPKKIKISYNNIYIINLNKLNILSQYLDNDIIKYMISLTTISYSTAKTKFKKSIIDNLINKVFLYKNENNIYINIEDFYKLKEENKDIFEYFYKKTIIKKEKLEEKFKKSDIKELEEKEILKIEANINEKKEYVSNNTEKVFENKSLLNKKQLAIKENIEKSIKKYFLLKGVTGSGKTEIYIELIKKAFFEGYGSIFLVPEISLTPQMVERFQSEFKNNIAILHSSLSDIERAKEWESIYTGEKKIVLGVRSAIFSPVKNLKYIILDEEHEATYKQDSSPRYNAKYVAIKRCLDEDAKLILGSATPSIESYYYAKTGIYELLSLEDRYGNAQMPDIQVVDMKQEDDLFFSKALLEEIKNTLLKNEQVILLLNRKGYSTYIQCKDCGYVEECDNCSIKMSYYKSTNKYKCNYCGKQIYYTGKCTKCGSTNLIHSGKGIERIEEELKKYFDVPIIKVDSELSRNKDYFSRIYKDFSDKKYSILIGTQIIAKGLHFPNVTLVGVINSDIILNFPDFRSGEKTFQLLTQVSGRAGRGDKKGKVIIQTYEPENNVIKDSKEENYDLFYEKEISSRKVFSYPPFSKILNIGFSSEDETRLLDISKKFYDEIKSENIELYGPMPSMVYKVQKRFRMNIFVKGSKKKIDKFKLFLKKKLNEFNDTKVRIVVDIDPINMM; translated from the coding sequence ATGCAATACTTTGATATTTATATAGACTCAATGAAAGGGATATATACTTACTCTGATAAAAATGATGAATTTGAAATTGGTGAGAATGTCATTGTACCTTTTAGAAATATTAAAAAATCAGGTTTTATAATAAGAAAAAATTTAAAAGAGAATTTTAATTTCAAAGTATTGAATATTTCATCTAAAGTAAAAAATTCATTAAAATTATTAAATAAGCAAATAAAACTTATAGAATGGATGGTCGATTATTATTTAGCTTCTTATGATAGCGTTATAAAAGCTATGATACCAAAGAAAATAAAAATATCATATAACAACATTTACATTATTAATCTCAATAAACTTAATATTTTAAGTCAATATTTAGATAATGATATAATTAAATATATGATTTCTTTAACAACAATTTCATATAGTACAGCTAAAACTAAATTTAAAAAATCTATTATTGATAATTTAATAAATAAAGTTTTTTTATATAAAAATGAGAATAATATTTATATAAATATAGAAGATTTTTATAAGTTAAAAGAAGAAAATAAAGATATATTTGAATATTTCTATAAGAAAACTATTATAAAAAAAGAAAAATTAGAAGAAAAATTTAAAAAAAGTGATATAAAAGAATTAGAAGAAAAAGAAATATTAAAAATAGAAGCTAATATAAATGAAAAAAAAGAATATGTTTCAAATAATACAGAAAAAGTTTTTGAAAATAAAAGTCTTTTAAATAAAAAACAATTAGCTATAAAAGAAAATATAGAGAAATCTATTAAAAAATATTTTCTTTTAAAAGGAGTTACAGGCTCAGGAAAAACAGAAATTTATATAGAACTTATTAAAAAGGCTTTCTTTGAAGGTTATGGGAGTATATTTCTAGTTCCAGAAATTTCATTAACTCCACAGATGGTTGAAAGATTTCAATCTGAATTTAAAAATAATATTGCTATATTACATAGTAGTCTAAGTGATATAGAAAGAGCTAAAGAATGGGAAAGTATTTATACTGGTGAAAAGAAGATAGTTTTAGGTGTTAGATCTGCTATTTTTTCACCAGTAAAAAACTTAAAATATATCATTTTAGATGAAGAACATGAAGCTACATACAAACAAGATAGTAGTCCAAGATATAATGCTAAGTATGTAGCTATAAAAAGATGTCTTGATGAGGATGCCAAGTTAATTTTAGGCTCTGCCACTCCTTCTATTGAAAGTTATTATTATGCCAAAACTGGAATCTATGAACTTTTAAGTTTAGAAGATAGATATGGTAATGCTCAAATGCCTGATATACAGGTAGTTGATATGAAACAAGAAGATGATTTATTTTTTAGTAAAGCACTTCTTGAAGAAATAAAAAATACTTTATTAAAAAATGAACAAGTTATATTACTACTTAATAGAAAAGGCTATTCTACATATATTCAATGTAAAGATTGTGGCTATGTTGAGGAATGTGATAACTGTTCAATTAAGATGAGTTACTATAAAAGTACAAATAAATATAAATGTAATTATTGTGGAAAGCAAATTTATTATACTGGGAAATGTACAAAGTGTGGAAGTACAAATTTAATTCATAGTGGTAAAGGTATTGAAAGAATTGAAGAAGAATTAAAAAAATATTTTGATGTTCCTATAATAAAAGTTGATAGTGAATTGTCAAGAAATAAAGATTATTTTTCAAGAATATACAAAGATTTCTCTGATAAAAAATATAGTATCTTAATAGGAACTCAAATCATAGCTAAAGGCTTACATTTTCCTAATGTAACCTTAGTTGGTGTAATAAATTCTGATATAATTTTGAATTTTCCAGATTTTAGATCGGGAGAAAAGACTTTTCAATTATTGACACAAGTTTCTGGTAGAGCTGGACGAGGAGATAAAAAAGGAAAAGTTATTATTCAAACTTATGAGCCAGAAAATAATGTAATAAAAGATAGTAAAGAAGAAAATTATGATTTATTCTATGAAAAAGAAATAAGTTCAAGAAAAGTTTTTTCTTATCCACCTTTTTCAAAAATTTTGAATATAGGTTTTAGTTCAGAAGATGAAACTAGACTTTTAGATATATCTAAAAAATTTTATGATGAAATAAAATCAGAAAATATAGAATTGTATGGTCCCATGCCAAGTATGGTATATAAGGTTCAAAAAAGATTTAGAATGAATATTTTTGTAAAAGGTAGTAAAAAGAAAATTGATAAATTTAAACTATTTTTAAAGAAAAAATTAAATGAATTTAATGATACAAAGGTTAGAATAGTTGTTGATATAGATCCAATTAATATGATGTAG
- a CDS encoding septum formation initiator family protein, with protein MNKRLLWLIVIIILLLSSFNVILQIKHSLSKKKSIREEIVAVNKKIEEIKADIEKYDKKIASLDDEFEKEKVARNMFQMVKENEVIYKYVEKNNIKAEKTEEEK; from the coding sequence ATGAATAAAAGATTATTATGGCTAATAGTAATAATTATTTTATTACTATCAAGTTTCAATGTTATACTCCAAATAAAACATAGTCTTTCCAAAAAAAAGAGTATTAGAGAAGAAATTGTTGCTGTCAATAAAAAAATTGAAGAGATAAAAGCAGATATAGAAAAATATGATAAGAAAATTGCTTCCTTAGATGATGAATTTGAAAAAGAAAAAGTAGCTAGAAATATGTTCCAAATGGTAAAAGAAAATGAAGTAATATATAAATATGTAGAAAAAAATAATATTAAAGCTGAAAAGACTGAGGAGGAAAAATGA